Below is a window of Mauremys mutica isolate MM-2020 ecotype Southern chromosome 11, ASM2049712v1, whole genome shotgun sequence DNA.
TTGCATTTGGCTGcactgaaatgtatttttttttcagacaagcccagtttaccaagcaattcaGATTGCTCTGTATAACTGACCTGTTTTTATCATTTGCCACACCACCAATGTTtatgccatctgcaaactttaccagcaaTAACTGTATATTTTctcccaggtcattgataaagatattgaatagcatTGGTTCAAAAATAGAAAcctatgggaccccactagaaattcCCCAATAGGATGATGACTCTCCATTTATTTTTTCATATCTATCATAgccatttaaaaatcaattttacaTGTGCTCCTTTGATTTTTGTACCATGCTAATTTCTTAATCTGAATACCACATGCTACTAAATCAAATGCCGTTCAGAAATCCAAGTATCTGAGGAAAACCATTATCTTTATCAAcaaaatttgtaatctcatttaaaaaattttTCAAGTTTGTTTGAatagatctattttccataaactcatgttgattggcattaattatgctgacatcctttaattttttttactcacttTTATCCCATAtcattttttccatgattttgccttGGATCAGTGTCAGGCCAACCAGCCTATAGCCTGTACACTTGTATTAATCTGAGTGAGTGATTTCTTCACCTTGACCATTTCATTGCATTGGTACCTAGAGACTTAAACTAAGATCATGGTCACATTGTGCTAGCTATTTACATACAAATACTAAAGATAATAGGCACCCTTTGCTTTGAAGAATTGACATTCTGAAATCTCAAGATCCTATTTTCAAGATCTCTTTATCCATTTTTGTGCAAACAGACAAATGTACTGGGATTTGACCAGAAAAAATGCCTGCTCTTGAATGAATTAATATAGGCAACCTGTATACTGGACAATTGATATCTATAGTGCAAAGTAGTTTCTTACTATATATTCCCTACACTGCATGTACATTTCATCAACAGTTTTGAAGACTGGTTAATAACTAGTAATGGGGATAATATGACCCACTGTTGAATGACCTTCCAAGTGTACTGCTGTCCATttgacaggggaaaaaaatcccatcaTTATGATTGATAGGAGCTGGAACCATTGTTGGAAGTGTCACCAGGTGAAGCAAAGATTGAATGGGCATAGAAATTAGTGAGGGATCTGCTAGCGTATCAGACTCTGGTTCAGTTTGGATAAGTATCTAAAGATTTGATGACTGAGAGGATGGAGGACAGTGCCCTTATCTGATgtggtgttttggttttgaggCCTAGCAGCTTGCTACCTGCTTCTCATGCTAACACCATCAAGGTGACCCCTAGTGTTTCTACAATTCCTCTGCTGAATCCTATTGAGCTGTAATTTGAAagtctgtgtctgtctctctctctctctctctcagaagttATACCATACTTCAGAGATCACTGCAACATCCTCTCAGCCCACCAGAAAAGGCAGTTCTTCTACTGCATGCTTTAAAATCAGTTTGACAGCTCAGCAGGACCCTGTGGAACACTTACTGCAACCAGGTGGGGGACTGGGCTGCCTGGTTACTCTAAGATGACAAAAATACATTTGTGTTTATACATTAGGAACCCTGCAGTCCCCACAATACCAGTGCCTTtgatctgtaactgactgaaagATTTGTAAGGCAGGTAATGAAGTGCCATACAAGTTTCTGTATTCTGTCAATTACAGAAATTTTCagtaacctctctctctctcacccacccaccattCCAATTAGCTGTACATTTGACAAAAGCTTGTTTTCACAAATAAATGCTATGGTAAATGGGCTACTGGAGACTTTTATTCCAGTAGGCTATTTACTAAACAAATAGAGTTCTAAATTCTACATATAAAAGATACAGCTCTAAATTCTGCTTATAGAGGGCACTGTTTATTAGTCTTCCTTTATGGGGTTCAGAAGTTTCAAAAGAGAAGTAATTGTCAAGGTACCCATTTTAATATTTGGTTATGGAGTCAATATTGTGCAATGCTATAAAGAAGTAGAATAGAATATTTTATGTATATATTAAAGGTATAAAGTCATCTTCTTGCTACTTTACCAACCCCTCCCAAAGTTCAAAATGCAGTATGTGATTTTGGCAGGCAGGATTTAGGACTGGAAATGAAAGGTGCATGTTGAGTTACATCTGGCTGGTCAATAAATAAAAACTTTCAGTGTTTGTAATTACTGTTCCTACACTTGGGTCTGAGGCAATACTGTATAAAGGAGTTAGTAATATTTGGAAATATACAATTCATTTCCCATACTCCCAGGAACACACATTTTCTCCACAGTGGTTTTGGGAATTCACTAACTTGTGGTAGGTACATTAGCACAGAGTAGGATAAAGTAATGTTCGTAGGGTGTGTAAGCACAGATTAAGGAGGAACTctgtccttttttttcccccccagcccTATAATACAGTGAAGTTTAATcagttacttacacacacacacacacacacacacacacacacacacacacacacacacacacacacacacacacacacacacacacactaattaaaaaaaaaatcagaagtgcAAGTTTACCCTGCCAGCTTGCTGGTTACAAGTGATGATTTTCTCGGTGCAAGATCTTGTGGTGTTGGGATATGGTCTCCTGTCACCAAGTTCATGTCAGGCCCGGTGCTTGGCAACTGCTTGTTCTTCATCTTTGCCCTGGCCATACTGTAGTCACCCGAGTCAAAATACTTTTGCCCTTTCTGCAGTCTTTTCATTAGGAAGTCTGACCCTCCTGGCTTCTGTCCTAAATTAGGATAGTTGGCCTTTAGTTTTGCTTCTTCTGCTCTCTCAGGGACAACTGCTTCCTTCTCCTGCGTATCCTGTTTCTCGTTGCCCATCTGTTCGCACCGGCTGTCGGCGCTGAGCTTCTCCAACAtggtgggacagggaagggaagagggacGTGGCTGAGAGAAGGGCCGGCGTTCTGCTTCCCACTCTCTCCCCGGCTCCTATCATTGCAAACACATAGCTTCTGTTGGCACACCAGAAAGAGAATCCACTTAAAAAGAACCCTTTGCACAGCTCTTCAGTTCTGTCCTCATTTGAAATAATTGCCACGCAGAGTAACAAAGTCCGCAGAGGATTAAGATTTGGAAACTTCATACTGAGGCTGAACTCAGCAAAGTTGTGTAGTTGGTAGCACCTGAGATAGTCATTAGCTTTTTTCAGATGATGTTGGCACTGGTAGACTCCAGCACCCAAACTGGCCTGGTGACACAAACCAGTCTCATAATGCAGCATCATAATATGTTAGATTTACAGCATCTTATAGCCAACAATCTCAAAGCCCTTGTGTTGTGGAACCAGATCAGGTATGGTAATGTAGAATAAGCTAATCTGCCTCTCCTGAGGAAAAAGTAGCGTACTTGAGAGGAAGGAGAGTTGTCGAGTGGCTGGAACTGAGTATTGGACTGTGACAAAGTTGAAATttcctgtaatatttttatgaatgatATATGCCTGGCAGTGACTCACTTGACTAGGGATTGCTACCCAATGGGTCCAAATTGTTAAAAAGCTGCTCTTGGGGCACAGCAAAAGACATGAGTActgtgaggacttcagtaactcagctggAGGTTATGGGTTTACTGCAGGAGTGGGTGGTGGGTGAGGttcttctggtcttaaagtcaGAGTCTAAAAGCTGTGGGTCATGTAATTTTCTGGGGTGGTATGAATGGGCCATTGGAAAAACTAGCTGAAACTGATCCGTTTTAGTGAAGAATCTGGAAAAACACTGGGAGTCCCAGCAACTGAACTGGCACCTCTCCACAGGGAAAATGCTGGCAGGTGGAACACGTGAACTCAGCAGGGCTCAGCAGAAGGAGGAAAACAAACTGAGAAATTATAGGGGTCTATGATAAGAGCTCTGCAGCTCTCACCTGGAACTATCAGCAAGACAGAGCCAGAAATGGGTTCCATAGCAACTTGGCTGGCTGATGGCACTGGCTTGACCAGTATGGACCATGTCTTAAACCTTGCTTCTTGATGCTGTCTTGATGCTGTCCAAACAACTTCCTGATACTgtgttccagttgactaataaatccGAAACTGTTTAGAAAAGGTGCTTGGTGTccctgtaagtgtgtgtgtgtgtggagtgggggaggtggggggaaatctCTGACCAGGAGTCTATCTCAAATTGGACTTGCTAGGCACCGCTCAAGGATTGCTAAAGCTGAGAACCTCAGTCTCAGAGGCGTTTAGGCTGTGAGGCCTACCCTTAAGGGAGAGTGAGACCCCTTGTGGGTCTGGCACTGTTAAGGAGTTTAAAAGCTGTAGCATAGCAAAGATCCTGTGGATCTATGAGAACTTGGGTTTCATTGCATTTATCTAGAATTGGAAGGTATTAACTGAAATAAAATCCCTTCTTTGTCACAACATTAGGCAGCTAATTTGGGTTTGTAGGATTGTGCCAGAGATGGTTTTTTTTTCTATAgtcaattcatttaaaaatatttatcaaaCTCTCATAGACAAAACAGAGTGAAAGTACAGCTAATACAGAAAGTgagttatttagaaatcaaagcATTGACTTGGATAATCTTTTATGgtatatttgtacagcacacaGCATAATGCAAGTCTGAGCTTGACCTtagcctctaggcactaccataatacaactAGTAGTAATAATAGGCTTTTTTGTGTATTCTGTCTTGAAAGGGAAAGGCCTTATTTAAAAACTTGCACTAGTATGATGGCTTTTTCCCTTTGTTTAGAATAGTATGGTAAATCATGTAAACAGAGAGAGGCCAACCAGTGTCTTATGAAAATGTCCCATTTGGAGCACCATTTCAGTTTCTATAAAAGGAACCTCCATCTGTCTTCAGAAATGCTTGGAAAATTAACTAATACTCAAAGCAATTAATTGGTTATCTTGAAAATGTTTAATCCACATTCACTCAGCATGGGTTTTTGTCCCTCTCTAGTGGTCGAGTGTGCTTTTGCTTCCATGCTAATGGACTTAGTCTTTTGGCTAAAAGAATAGAGGTCTGTGCTTTTAGGTTCTAAGATCTCTGGTTCAATTCCTACAGGTAACCCAAAGAGGGCTCACTCACTCTTTACCCCCTCAGTAGGGTTAATTATAtagtcctctgtgtgtgtgtgtgtgtgtgtgtgtgtgtgtataatttaaAACGTGTAAAGGTTAAAATACCCTTGTTAGTTACTTGTATGTACTTCACCCTAGGGGAGTCTTATCAAAATGGCTGGGGCTTAGCACAGCTTTTCAAGGAACAGTTGTATGAGGTAGGCCAAGCCACTTGAACTCTGAGTCTAGgtttatccatttaaaaaaaagataatacTGAAGTATGCATGGAGCTATTAGCTGTAACTAAAGCTTAATTAAAGTTTGTAAAGCACCATAAATTCCCCAGGTATCAGGCACAATGTAAGTGGGAAGTGGTGGTGTTGATTATAAAAAATGTGCTGCTGCTTAAGGTTTTACATATTAAGGTACATCTGGAGGGTGACTCAAGGTCATATTCAACATAACTTTCATCTGATTGCAATGCCAGGCAGCCCTCAAAAGATCAGGTAAACTCCCCCACCTCCAAAATAAATTTTCCAGTGCTACTGCATCAGTGTCTGACTTGCAAAAGTAACTATTTTTCCTTGGTTTAGGACTAAGGGGGGCAGTTGCTCTCCCTACAAAATTTATAGGACATATTCAGAGTACCTTTAGATGGAGACAAATCTAGAGAaggtccactgacttcagtggagtcattcCAAGTTTATCATGGTGTAAAAGCCTAAAATCTGCCCTCTACCATCTGTGACTGCTAATCTTCAAACCTTAAACCATTACCATTTCTGAACCTTAACAGCAGCGTGAAATGAACAAGTGCACCTACATTATTAAAGGCCCACTGGCACCTTCAACAGAACTGGCAGAGAAACATTTAATTGAATGAATaaacagctctgtctgccatatATTCCCTATGCTGCTTTTTCTTTGTTCGTTTATTGTACAAAACGTTTGCATGAAAATGAGATCTTAAAGAGTTTTTCTGCTCCTGCAGCTTGTTCCCCACCTGAAGGTGTAATCCTCACTTTGACATTGCAATTAGTTGGTGTGACAATGATTGCAGTGTCAAAGTGAGGATTATAGCTTCGGCTGCTGAGTGAGCTGCAGGAGCTCGTGAATCATCATAAAAAAAAATGggaatttttaaactattttaatttaaaaaaatttaaaaacaaaacaaaaaatccctacATCACACATGCCCAGAAGGAGAAATTGAGAAGCCATAAGATCTCTGAGCAGAGTTGTCTCTAAATACATTTTTAGGTTTGGGGATTTTTTAGATTTCCAGGAGGCATTGTCAGCAGCATGTCTTTCTTTCACCAGTACCTTGCCATAGAGATGAGGGATTGGTGCCCAAAGGAGTCATGAAGTGATCTCATGGAGTTCTTGACAACTTTGTTTGCTGGAAAGGGCTTGGAATTCCACAGGCATAGGCTGAGAGGCTGCTGCCCAGCCTGATGCAGTTCCCAGGATCCACAGGAAAGGTAATCTTCATTACCTCAGAGGGATGATCATTTTTCCTCCCCCCCATCTACTCCCTCAGAAGCCATTCCATCATTGGTCAGGCAACTTGAGCATCTCCCAAAACCTGCCTCTCTGAGAGAGGGTGCTGGTAAGAGCTTGAACTAATACCACTAGAAATGGCATTAGCTTAGGTGTGGATTTCCCCTCAGCATCCTCTACCTCACAAAATAAGGAAAAGGCAACATATACATATATCCACTTTAGCTCACCCTCTCTTCAGCAGGCTCAGAGAAGACAGACATCTTCCTTTGGCAGCTATTCTGGCAGCAGAGGGACTGAGCCAGGCAGCACTGGTCACTGGCTACATCAGTCTGATAAACAGACATATCAGAGAGGTGTGATAAAGCATGGACCAGAATACTACATGAAAATCCAAGTGCGGGAAAGGAAGATTAAGATGCATGCAGAGTCTAAGGCTTAAAGATGCATTTCATTTTATCATCACTTGTCTTTTACAACATGCTTGGCCTTTATACTTTGGAGGGGTTAGAAAATAGAGTTTTacagaggcaggggtggggatggggatggatggaaggTATAATACAAGGTTGAGGGATTTGAGGCAACATTATATATGAGCAGATGTCAAGCAATCCAAGATTGATAAATCTCCTTGGCCCATAGACTCTCTGCATGTTATGTTTGGTCAGTGTTAAGTTTTCAGCTGGTGGATTTAGATACTATTAAGGAACAAGTCTGATGTTCATGTATAAATATGCTTAACTCTGTGAGAGCCTGGTCAGAagcccactggaatcaatgggagtcGTTCCTGTGgcatggactttggatcaggccctgtgagcACATGGCAGATATCCACATAAAACCCAGGGTGCTGTGGAAAGTGATTCCCAAACAGGGCCAGAAAGGGATACATTTTGTGAACACCTTGTTCGTTGTAAACTCTTTGCTCAGCTCTACTAGTCACCTGGGTATTGAAGATGGATTGTTTTTAatacttatttatttgtattgtggtagcaccaagGAGCTCCAGTCACAAACCAGTAAGCcccttgtgctaagcactgtgcaaacacagaacaaaaaatcaGCCCCTGACCCAAAGAGATTTTATAATTTAAGTATATGTCAAAAGACAACTGGTGGAGGCAGGCAAATGGGGGAGCATGAAGAAACAAAGTGACAAAAAAACCTGTTTATTTTTGAAGATGTAGGTACTATAGAAATCTTTCATATTTTCATTGAGAGCATATTCATCATCACAATCCAAGGGTCCAATCCTGTGTGGTACTGAGTATCAATGGGGAGCTAAGTGACACTGCATCATTGGCGAATTATAAGTCCTGACAAGGAGGTAAAATGTTCAATAAGTGCGATAAAAGGATATCTGACTATGCAAATATGGGGATAGGTCTgatcccaaaataacaccttgaGCTTTGATACCCAAAGCAAGTGCTGAGAGCATTATGAAATTACCTTCAATTAGGGAACAAATCAAGGTTGCTCTTAGCCTGTCTTTTCTATGGCTGTTTCCAGAGCCTTGGTCCATAGAAATCTCCAGGGATTAAGTTTTCTTGTTTGTATCTCTTCAGTTGGTGTTTTCTttgccgccgcctcctcctccaaaTGGGGGATGCagtgcactgtgcaaacacagaacaaaaaatcaGCCCCTGACCCAAAGAGATTTTATAGCCAGCACAGTTCCTTA
It encodes the following:
- the LOC123344026 gene encoding alpha-endosulfine-like, with the protein product MLEKLSADSRCEQMGNEKQDTQEKEAVVPERAEEAKLKANYPNLGQKPGGSDFLMKRLQKGQKYFDSGDYSMARAKMKNKQLPSTGPDMNLVTGDHIPTPQDLAPRKSSLVTSKLAG